Part of the Kitasatospora sp. NBC_00374 genome is shown below.
CGGTCCAGCCGGGCAGGAAGGCGGTGTGCGCGAGGATCGCGGCGCCGAGGAGCGCGTCGTCGGCCTCGCCGGCCGCCTGCAGCGCGCGGACGTAGGTGCCGTCGGCCTGGTCGGGCTGGCGCAGGTCGAAGAACTGGATCCGGCCGGCCAGCAGCAGGCTCTCGGCCAGGGCCGCCGCGAGGACCCGCCGGGCGACGCCGGTGGTCTCGCCGAGCAGCGCCGTCCCGAGGTTGGCGTGTTCGGCGACGGCCTGGTGCAGGGTGGCGGGCGCGACGCTCCAGTACAGCCGGCGGTGGGCCGCGGTCACGGTCGCGTACGTGGCGCCGACGGTGTCCGGCTGGACCGGTCCCGACCGGGCGGGGCGCGGGAGGGCGGGGCGGGGCAGGGCGGGACGGACGGCGGCGGCCGGTCCGGGGACCTGCGGGCCGGGGCCGGCGCCGGCCCGGGCGGCGTCCTGCCACGGGGCCCTGAAGCCGAGCCGTTCGACGGGCAGGTGCAGGACGTGGGTGAGCAGCCGCTGGTAGTCGTCGCGGGGCCAGGGCGGGGTGTCGGACTCCCAGCGGCCGATCTGGCGGGTGCTGACGGTGATCCGGCCGAGGCCGAGCTGCTGGGCGGCAGCGGCGAGCGCTTCGACGAAGGCGCGCTGCGAGCTGAGTCCGGCGGCCTGGCGGGCCGACTTCAGCGCGGTGTTGCCGCTGGAGCGAGGAGGCATGAGACCCTCCGGGTTGGTCGACAGTCCGTCAACGGTAGCCGCGTACAGGACGGTTGGGCGACACCTTCGACCGAGGGCCCGGCGGGAAGTCCTGGAAGAGTCCGCAATGAGTCCTGGGCAGGGCATTCAAACGGCGGCGGCGGCCGACGACGATGGACCGGGACACCCCTTCGTCGAAGGATCGACCACGCGCAGAGCACAGGGGACGGCCATGTCCGACGCCGCACCGCGGGCCGCCCGCCCGCCCACCGCCGACCAGTTGACCGACGGACAGCGCAGAGGCAGGGCCTGTTGGCGCTGCGGCAGTACGGCCGCGCCCCTCCACCCCGACGGGCACGCCTACCTGGAGACCCCGGCGGGCGCCCCGCTCGGCTTCGCGATCGTCGCCTGCACGCCCCACCTGCGCGCACCCGCGGCCGGGCGCTGCGAGCCGGAGCTGCGGCACGGCTACTGCGTCACGTGCGGCCTGTACGGGGTCGGCACGTTCTCACACGTGATCAGCGAGTACGCGGACGCCATCCGGGACCACACCCGGTGCCGCGGCCCGGTGCCGCCCGGCGGAGCCGCCCGGACGGCCGGCTGACCCACCGGGCGCGCATCCGGGGCGCTGTCGGCGGCGGATGGCAGGCTGGCCCGATGAGCGAGACTCCCCCGCAGCACTACGCCCAGGGCTGGGCCGACGCCGAGGACCGCCGGACGCCGCCGCTGGTGGGCGACGAACGCGAGATCCTGACGTCGTTCCTGGACTTCCACCGTCGGACCTTCGCGCTCAAGTGCGCGGGCCTGCAGGCCGAACGGCTGTCGGAGCGCGGTCTGCCGCCGTCGGCGCTGAGCCTGCACGGGCTGCTGCGGCACCTGACCGGGGTGGAGCGGTGGTGGTTCCGGCAGCAGTTCGCGGGTGAGGACGTGCCGATGCTCTACTACTCCGACGAGGACCCGGACCAGGACTTCGAGCGTCTGGACGGCGATCCGGACGAGGCCTTCGCGCTGTGGCGGGCGGAGTGCGGGCGCTCCCGCGAGATCGTCGCGGCCGCGGCGTCACTGGACGAGACCGGGGTGCACCGGGCGACCGGCGGCCCGGTGTCACTGCGCCGGATCATGGTGCACATGATCGCCGAGTACGCGCGGCACAACGGCCACGCCGACCTGCTGCGGGAGCGGATCGACGGCGCGACGGGCTACTGAACGGGGCCGCTGAGCCCGGCTGCCGAGCCCGGCTACTGAGCCCGGCTGCCGGGCCCGGCTACTGGGCGGCGAGCCGCTGCCGGGCCGGCTCACCGGACGCGGCGGCCGGGCCCGGCGCGTCGAGGAAGCCGCAGTCCGCGTAGCTGCGCGCGAGCCGGGCGAAGCCGGCGGCCAGGATGTCGCGCACCACGGCCTCGATCTCGGCGAGCGGGGCGCCGGCCGCCAGGCGGGCCCGCATCGCCTCGAACGCGGCGGCCCCGGCCGCGTCGGCGAACCCGGTGAACAGTGCGAGCTCGGCGCGGACCACGGGCTCGGCGCCGACCGGGCCGGCCCGGTCGAGCAGCAGGGCCAGCAGCATGCTCCGGCGCTCGTCGACCACCGCGGTGTGGAAGCGGTGCAGGGCGGGGCTGGCGAGCAGGATCCGGGCGAAGGTCCGGGAGGCGTCCTCCGCCTCGGGGGCGAGCACCAGGCGCGCGTTGCCGGCGTAGTAGCCGTGCAGCCCCTCGATCAGCTCCTCCCCCGTCCGGGCGTTGACGACGGCCCCCGGGAGGGCGTCGGCGAACTCCTTGCGCCGGCTGAAGAAGATCTCCTCCTTCGACGCGTAGTGCGTGAAGACGGTGGCCGGGGCGACCTCGGCCTCGGCGGCGATCTGCGCCAGGGTGACGCCGTCGAACCCCCGCTCGGCGAACAGCCGGAACGCGGCGTCGGCGATCGACCGGCGGGTCCGCTCGCGTTTGCGCCCCTTGAGCCCGGGGCGGGCCACGGGCACGGCGGGGTCGGCGGCGGGGGTCGTGGTCATGCCCTCAGAATAGTGCACGGCGGCAAAAAACTAGAGATGCTACATTTTTATAGACTCTCCAGAAAACACTCACCCGAAGGAGCCCGCCGTGGGCACCAGCCCGTCCACCGTCCGGCCCTCGGCAGGCACCGGCCGCCCGGCCGCTCCGCCCGGCGGCCGCCCGCCGTCCACCACCGCCGTCCTGGTGATCGCCTGCGCCGCGCAGTTCATGGTGGTGCTGGACGTCTCGATCGTGAACGTGGCCCTGCCCGCGATGCGCGCCGACCTGCACCTCACCCCGGCCGGCCAGCAGTGGATCGTCAACGCCTACACCCTCGGCTTCGCCGGGCTGCTGCTGCTCGGCGGCCGGATCGCCGACCTGGTCGGCCCCCGGCGGGCGTTCCTGACCGGTCTCGGCGTGTTCACCCTGGCCTCCCTGGTCGGCGGCCTGGCCGACGGCGCCGGCCCGCTGATCGCGGCCCGCGCGGCACAGGGCGTCGGCGGTGCGGTGCTGGCCCCGGCCACCCTCACCCTGATCATGACCACCTTCACCGAGCCCCGGGCCCGGACCCGCGCGATGGGCGCCTGGAGCGCGGTGATGGCGGCCGGCGGCGCGGCCGGCGCGGTGGTGGGCGGGCTGCTGACCGAGTACGCGGGCTGGCGCTGGGTGCTGTTCGTCAACGTCCCGGTGGGCGTCGCACTGTTCCTGGCCGCGCTGGCGTACGTGCCCCGGGGCGCGGTCGGCCGGGGCGGGCTGCGGCGGATGGACCTGCCGGGTGCGGTCACCGTCACCGCCGGGCTGACCGCCCTGGTCTACGGGATCATCTCCACCGAGTCGCACGGCTGGGGCTCGCCCGCCGTCTGGGGTCCGCTGGCGGCCGCGGGCCTGCTGCTGGCCGCGTTCACGCTGATCGAGTCGAAGGTCGCGCACCCGCTGGTGCCGCTGCGGATCCTGCGCCGCCGCACCCTGGTGACGGCCAACATCGTCACCATGCTGGCCGGCGCGGCGATGTTCGCCATGTGGTTCGTGCTGTCGCTCTACTTCCAGCAGGTGCTGGGCTACAGCGCCGTCCGGGCGGGCCTGGCCTTCGTCGCCGGGTCGGTGGCGATCATCGCGGGCTCGCAGATCGCCACCCGGACCATCACCCGGACCGGCCCCCGGCCACTGCTGGTGGCCGGCACCCTGACCAGCACCGTCGGGTTCCTGTGGCTGTCCCGCTTCGCCGCCGACGGCAGCTACCCGGTTGACGTGCTCGGCCCGTTCGTGCTCTGCACGCTGGGCATGGGCCTGTCGATGATGCCCGCCACGGTGGCCGCGACCAGCGGCGTCCCGCGCGAGGAGGCCGGGCTGGCCTCCGGGCTGACCAACACCTTCCGCCAGGTCGGCGGCGCGGTCGGGCTGGCCGTCCTGGCCACCGTCGCCTCGCACACCACCGCCACCCGGCTCGCGGAGGGCGGGGTGAGCGCCGCACAGGCGCTGACCGACGGCTTCGGGCGTGCCCTGCTGGTCGGCGCCGTCTTCACCACCTGCGCGCTGGCCGGTGCTCTCACACTCCCCACCCGACGGGCCCTCGCCCGCTCCGGGGACGCCGCCGCCGGCGCCTGACCGCGGCTCCGGCAGCCCGGCACCGCGGCAGCCCGGCAGCCGGCACCGCGGCCAGGCGGGCGGCCGCCCGTTCAGCGGCGCCCGGCTGGCCGGGGCGGCGCGCGGTGCCCGAAGGTCGACATGGGCCGCATCCCGCGGCGCAGGCACAGACGGGAGAGCCGGATGCCGAAGTACCTGATCCGGGCGAGCTACACCGCCGAGGGAGCCAAGGGGCTGCTCGCCGAGGGCGGCACCGGCCGCCGGGCCGCCGTGGAGAACGTGCTCCGGCCGCTCGGCGGCACGCTGGAGTCGATGTACTTCGCCTTCGGCGACGAGGACCTGTACTGCATCCTCGACCTCCCCGACCAGGTGTCCATGGCCGCCGTCTCCCTGACGGTCCGGGCCAGCGGGGCGCTCCAGTCCAGCGCGATCCCGCTGCTCAGCCCCGAGGACGTCGACACGGCGGCCCGCCGGCAGGTGGACTTCCGCAGCCCCGGCGCGTGATCGCGCCGCCGCGCCCCAGCGCGCTCTCTTGACGAACCGTCACCGTTGACCAAGCCTGGTCAAATGCTTCCCCGGCCCAGGAGGTCAACGGTGACCGAACAGGCGTCCCACACCCACGGCGGTACAGAGG
Proteins encoded:
- a CDS encoding transcriptional regulator, encoding MPPRSSGNTALKSARQAAGLSSQRAFVEALAAAAQQLGLGRITVSTRQIGRWESDTPPWPRDDYQRLLTHVLHLPVERLGFRAPWQDAARAGAGPGPQVPGPAAAVRPALPRPALPRPARSGPVQPDTVGATYATVTAAHRRLYWSVAPATLHQAVAEHANLGTALLGETTGVARRVLAAALAESLLLAGRIQFFDLRQPDQADGTYVRALQAAGEADDALLGAAILAHTAFLPGWTDRREEAVERMQAARTYARRGPASAGLLAWLDAVEAECLTRCGDQRGALALLNRAEVTLAAGTGHTSPDWLDWFSPVRLAAFKGNTELKAGHLPQARDTLRHVLDRLPGTDGKQRVVVLGDLAAVEAAARHPQEACELLDQALDQLAVTWYATGMERVREARRALVPWQDSPAVRQVDDRLYSWSATLSALQR
- a CDS encoding DinB family protein, coding for MSETPPQHYAQGWADAEDRRTPPLVGDEREILTSFLDFHRRTFALKCAGLQAERLSERGLPPSALSLHGLLRHLTGVERWWFRQQFAGEDVPMLYYSDEDPDQDFERLDGDPDEAFALWRAECGRSREIVAAAASLDETGVHRATGGPVSLRRIMVHMIAEYARHNGHADLLRERIDGATGY
- a CDS encoding TetR/AcrR family transcriptional regulator, which translates into the protein MTTTPAADPAVPVARPGLKGRKRERTRRSIADAAFRLFAERGFDGVTLAQIAAEAEVAPATVFTHYASKEEIFFSRRKEFADALPGAVVNARTGEELIEGLHGYYAGNARLVLAPEAEDASRTFARILLASPALHRFHTAVVDERRSMLLALLLDRAGPVGAEPVVRAELALFTGFADAAGAAAFEAMRARLAAGAPLAEIEAVVRDILAAGFARLARSYADCGFLDAPGPAAASGEPARQRLAAQ
- a CDS encoding MFS transporter produces the protein MGTSPSTVRPSAGTGRPAAPPGGRPPSTTAVLVIACAAQFMVVLDVSIVNVALPAMRADLHLTPAGQQWIVNAYTLGFAGLLLLGGRIADLVGPRRAFLTGLGVFTLASLVGGLADGAGPLIAARAAQGVGGAVLAPATLTLIMTTFTEPRARTRAMGAWSAVMAAGGAAGAVVGGLLTEYAGWRWVLFVNVPVGVALFLAALAYVPRGAVGRGGLRRMDLPGAVTVTAGLTALVYGIISTESHGWGSPAVWGPLAAAGLLLAAFTLIESKVAHPLVPLRILRRRTLVTANIVTMLAGAAMFAMWFVLSLYFQQVLGYSAVRAGLAFVAGSVAIIAGSQIATRTITRTGPRPLLVAGTLTSTVGFLWLSRFAADGSYPVDVLGPFVLCTLGMGLSMMPATVAATSGVPREEAGLASGLTNTFRQVGGAVGLAVLATVASHTTATRLAEGGVSAAQALTDGFGRALLVGAVFTTCALAGALTLPTRRALARSGDAAAGA
- a CDS encoding GYD domain-containing protein, with amino-acid sequence MPKYLIRASYTAEGAKGLLAEGGTGRRAAVENVLRPLGGTLESMYFAFGDEDLYCILDLPDQVSMAAVSLTVRASGALQSSAIPLLSPEDVDTAARRQVDFRSPGA